In the genome of Ananas comosus cultivar F153 linkage group 11, ASM154086v1, whole genome shotgun sequence, one region contains:
- the LOC109717572 gene encoding vacuolar-processing enzyme-like, with translation MGHFLAFAALLLLLFPVLLVDSRLDPSLRLPSAREVERINGDEDDDVGTRWAVLIAGSSGYGNYRHQADVCHAYQTLKKGGLKDENIIVFMYDDIAYNEENPRPGVIINHPQGGDVYAGVPKDYVGEDVTVNNFFAVLLGNKTALTGGSGKVVDSGPNDHIFIFYSDHGGPGVLGMPTYPYLYANDLIAVLKQKHASGTYKSMVFYLEACESGSIFEGLLPKDINVYATTAANALESSWGTYCPGQFPSPPPEYDTCLGDLYSVAWMEDSDVHNLQTETLNQQYQLVKARTAVRGSFSFGSHVMQYGDLDLSTEQLFFFIGTNPANDNNTFTIDNSLPSFSMAVNQRDADLVYFWHKFRSSPEGSSKKLEAQKQLFEVMSHRLHVDNSIELIGKLLFGAEEGPKVLTAVRPVGLPLVDDWDCLKSMVRTIETYCGSLAQYGMKHMRSLANICNAGVRKESMAEVSSQACMRIPSNPWSSLQRGFSA, from the exons ATGGGCCATTTCCTCGCCTTCGcggctcttctcctcctcctcttcccggTCCTCCTCGTTGACTCCCGCCTTGACCCCTCCCTCCGGCTACCGTCCGCTCGCGAGGTCGAGCGGATCAACGGCGACGAGGACGACGATGTGGGGACGAGGTGGGCGGTTCTCATCGCCGGTTCCTCCGGATACGGGAATTATCGACACCAG GCTGATGTCTGTCATGCTTATCAAACGTTGAAGAAGGGCGGATTGAAAGATGAGAACATCATTGTCTTCATGTACGATGATATTGCCTACAACGAGGAAAACCCTAGACCTGGAGTCATCATAAACCATCCACAGGGTGGGGATGTATATGCAGGAGTTCCGAAG GATTATGTTGGAGAGGATGTCACTGTCAACAATTTCTTTGCCGTTCTACTTGGAAATAAAACTGCTCTTACTGGTGGAAGCGGGAAAGTCGTTGATAGTGGTCCTAATGATCACATCTTCATATTCTACTCCGATCATGGTGGACCTGGCGTTCTTG GGATGCCAACTTACCCTTACCTTTACGCTAATGACCTGATAGCTGTTCTGAAGCAAAAACATGCTTCTGGAACCTATAAAAGCatg GTGTTTTATCTTGAAGCTTGCGAATCTGGGAGTATCTTTGAAGGCCTTCTGCCCAAAGATATAAATGTCTACGCAACCACAGCAGCAAATGCTCTGGAAAGTAGTTGGGGCACTTATTGCCCCGGGCAGTTCCCTAGCCCTCCTCCAGAGTATGATACCTGTTTGGGTGATTTGTATAGTGTCGCTTGGATGGAAGACAG TGATGTACACAATCTTCAGACTGAAACTCTAAACCAGCAATATCAGCTA GTAAAAGCCAGGACAGCAGTTCGAGGTTCATTCAGCTTTGGTTCACATGTTATGCAGTATGGGGATCTAGATCTCAGTACTGAACAACTGTTCTTCTTCATTGGTACAAACCCTGCTAATGACAACAACACGTTCACTATTGACAACTCATTACCATCATTCTCGATGGCTGTTAATCAACGAGATGCGGATTTGGTTTATTTTTGGCACAAG TTCCGAAGCTCGCCTGAAGGCTCCTCTAAGAAACTTGAAGCTCAGAAGCAATTGTTTGAAGTAATGTCTCATAGGCTGCATGTGGATAACAGTATTGAACTCATTGGAAAACTTCTCTTTGGTGCCGAGGAAGGCCCAAAGGTGCTAACCGCTGTTCGACCAGTTGGCCTGCCATTGGTTGATGACTGGGATTGCCTTAAATCAATG GTTCGGACTATTGAAACTTATTGTGGGTCGTTAGCCCAATATGGCATGAAGCACATGCGATCCCTCGCAAATATCTGCAATGCAGGTGTTAGAAAAGAGAGCATGGCCGAGGTTTCTTCACAAGCTTGTATGAGGATCCCCTCCAACCCCTGGAGTTCTCTGCAGAGAGGTTTCAGCGCTTGA
- the LOC109717447 gene encoding pentatricopeptide repeat-containing protein At1g10910, chloroplastic: MEFFAVSYSAAASSSFSLTLPPPPPPPLAPTPFVRFVVRIRGPYNNRRRVSALSKTLEESPASSSSSSSSSSSSSSSSTPTSAFIAKSFKSPARRSAIAEVEASSDLDAALSRVEGILRIQDYNIILRYFGESRRWSEMSQLFEWMQKHEKLDFVSYSSYFKYIGVSCNPAKALQVYESIPDKLLKVNVSVCNSFLGCMLRNGRCESGLKLFEQMKDDGLSPDLVTYSTLIAGCTKLKSGYSKAMALVQEMKNNGVRMDSVMYGTLLSICAANNLTEEAEKYFQQMKDEGCHPNLFHYSSLLNAYAVDRDHVKAEKLVNDMKSSGVAPNKVILTTLLKVYARGSLFEKSRDLLAELEALGYAEDEIPYCLLLDNLAKAGHIREAKKLFTEMKEKRVKSDGYSYSIMISALCRCGLHLEAKQLAKEFEASYEKYDLVMLNTLLRAYCNGGDMESVMKMLRKMDELTIAPDWNTFHILIKYFCKEKLYHLAYKTIEDMHSKGHQLNDELCSSLIWQLGEAGFPSEAFSVYNMLRYSKRTLCKSLHEKMLDILVAAGFLKDAYVVMKDNFEVISTHSLEKFVSSFMKSGNINLMNDVLKAFHRSGKHINEDVFRSAVSRYISMPDKKELLLQLLQWMSGQGYCVDSSTRNLLLKNASLFGRKQLIADILSTQQMMSKKLKSQNIRR; encoded by the exons ATGGAGTTTTTCGCGGTCTCGTACTCCGCCGCCGcgtcctcctccttctccctcacgcttcctcctcctcctcctcctcctctcgctCCTACTCCCTTCGTTCGCTTTGTTGTCCGAATACGGGGCCCGTACAACAACAGGCGCCGCGTCTCCGCCCTATCCAAAACCCTAGAGGAATCCcccgcctcctcctcttcttcctcttcctcctcctcctcctcctcctcctcctccactccTACCTCGGCCTTCATTGCCAAATCATTCAAATCCCCAGCGAGGAGATCCGCCATTGCTGAGGTTGAAGCTTCGAGCGACCTCGATGCAGCTCTATCCAG AGTAGAAGGAATATTGCGAATACAAGATTATAACATCATTTTACGCTATTTTGGGGAGTCGAGAAGATGGAGTGAAATGTCTCAG CTTTTTGAATGGATGCAAAAGCACGAGAAGCTTGACTTTGTATCATATAGCagctatttcaaatatattggtGTAAGCTGTAATCCTGCAAAGGCCTTACAAGTGTACGAGAGTATCCCTGATAAGCTGCTGAAAGTCAATGTATCTGTTTGTAATTCTTTCCTTGGTTGTATGCTAAGGAATGGAAGGTGTGAGAGCGGTCTCAAGTTGTTTGAGCAGATGAAAGATGACGGTCTCTCACCAGATTTGGTCACCTATAGTACT CTTATAGCCGGTTGCACAAAACTGAAGAGTGGTTATTCGAAGGCAATGGCGTTGGTCCaggaaatgaaaaataatgGGGTGCGCATGGATAGTGTGATGTACGGCACTCTTTTGTCCATCTGTGCAGCTAATAATTTAACTGAAGAGGCAGAGAAGTATTTTCAGCAAATGAAGGATGAAGGATGCCATCCTAATTTGTTCCACTACAGCTCTTTGCTTAATGCATATGCTGTAGATAGGGATCACGTAAAGGCTGAGAAGTTGGTAAATGATATGAAATCTTCAGGAGTAGCACCCAATAAG GTTATCCTGACAACTTTATTGAAAGTGTACGCTAGAGGCAGTCTTTTTGAAAAGTCAAGGGACCTCTTAGCTGAATTAGAGGCTTTAGGATATGCTGAAGATGAG ATTCCATATTGTTTATTACTGGATAATCTAGCCAAGGCAGGACATATACGGGAAGCAAAGAAACTATTCACTGAGATGAAGGAAAAAAGGGTGAAATCTG ATGGGTATTCCTACAGTATCATGATTTCAGCATTGTGTCGATGTGGTTTACATCTAGAAGCGAAACAACTTGCAAAGGAATTTGAAGCCAGCTATGAAAAGTACGATTTGGTCATGCTAAATACGTTACTTAGGGCTTACTGCAATGGGGGAGATATGGAGAGTGTGATGAAAATGTTGAGAAAAATGGATGAGCTGACTATTGCTCCTGATTGGAACACCTTCCATATCCTTATTAAGTACTTCTGTAAGGAGAAGCTGTACCACCTTGCCTATAAAACAATTGAAGACATGCATAGCAAAGGCCATCAACTAAATGAT GAATTGTGTTCTTCATTAATTTGGCAGTTAGGAGAAGCAGGTTTTCCATCGGAAGCTTTTTCTGTTTATAATATGTTAAGATATAGTAAGAGGACCTTGTGTAAGTCCCTGCATGAGAAGATGCTGGACATATTAGTTGCGGCAGGATTTCTCAAAGATGCTTATGTTGTGATGAAG GATAATTTTGAGGTGATTTCGACACACTCCTTGGAGAAGTTTGTTAGTTCATTCATGAAATCAGGCAACATAAATTTGATGAACGATGTTTTGAAAGCATTTCACCGTTCCGGAAAACATATTAATGAG GATGTATTCCGTTCAGCTGTTTCACGCTACATAAGCATGCCTGATAAGAAGGAGCTGCTCTTGCAATTGCTGCAATGGATGTCTGGACAAGGCTATTGTGTGGACTCATCAACACGAAATTTGCTTCTGAAGAATGCGTCTCTCTTCGGTCGGAAACAGCTAATAGCAGATATTCTATCCACGCAGCAAATGATGTCAAAGAAGCTCAAAAGCCAAAATATAAGGAGATAA